GCCATCAGTGCTGATAGCGAAACTCTGGTTACTGGTAGTGATGACAACACAATCAAAATTTGGAATTTAGCAACAGGAGAGCAAATTCGGACACTATCAGGGCATACATTCTGGGTGCGTTCAGTAGCCATCAGCCCCGACAGCGTGATCCTGGCTAGTGGCAGTTTTGACAAGACGATCAAAATCTGGAATTTAACAAAGGGATACCCAATTCGCACACTAGAAGGAAATTTTCAAACAGTTACAACCGTGGCTATTAGCCCCGATGGTAAAACTTTAGCTAGTGGTAGCCGCGATCGCACCATCAAACTTTGGGATCTACATACTGGTAGAGAAATTCGCACACTGGCGGGACATAGCAACACCATCACATCCGTAGCCTTCAGCGCCGATGGTAAAATTCTTGCTAGTGGTAGCCGCGATCGCACCATCAAACTGTGGAATCCAGCCACAGGAGAAGAAATTCTCACATTGACAGGGCACACCAACACCGTGACATCTGTTACCTTCAGTCCTGATGACAAAACCCTTGTCAGTGGTAGTGAAGACAATACTATTAAGATTTGGCGGTTGTCTCAGTAAGTGCTGAGTATTGAGTGCTGAGTAAACCCATAGATAAATCTAGGGAATTAAGGAGCAAGCAGGCAAGGGAGAATAATTAATAACCAATGCCCAATGCCCAATACCAATGATTAAAAGACTTAAGTTGTTTTCGTTTTCAAGTTGGCAGCAAGTATTTGGAGAAGCACGCACCCGAATTTTGCTCTGGTACTTGCTGATTTTTGCGATTACTTTTCTCATCGCCATCCCTGCATTTCGTTATAAGCTCTACCAGCGCATTGATGAGCGGGTTCATCAAAACATGGTAGAAGACATGGCGGCTTTTAATGCGTTAATTAAAGGTGAAACTTTTGCCCCAAATGATGCACTCACTGAAGACGATCCAGAAGACACAGTGATTGGGTCAGAGCAATTGAAATGGTTGCTGGCTGGCAATAAACAAATCGCTCCTCCAACTTCCAAAGAAGATTTGATCGGACTTTTCAGAGCTTATCTGTTGTATCGACTACCAAAGGATGACTCTTACTTCATCACATTTATTGATGGTAAATTTTATAAATCTAGCCCCAGAATGCGTCCCAAACTACTTGCCAAGGACTCACCACTTATGCGGCGCTGGGCAAAACAAACTAAACCAGAACAAGGAGAAAAAGAATTTTCCAGCCCGGATCTTAGTAAGATCCTTTACATGGTGGAACCGATTAAAATTAATGGACAAACCCAGGGTGTCTTCGTTATTGCCCATAATACAGATGATGATCGGTCAGAGACACTGGAAGCAGTCTCGGTAATTATTGAGGTTTCTAGTTTAGTATTTGTAGTGTCGTTCATTTTGGCGTGGTTGGCGGCGGGACGGGTGCTGGCTCCTCTACGGACAATTACTACCACTGCCCATGCAATTAGTGAGTCAGATTTAACCCAGCGTTTACCGGCGCGAGGTAAAGGGGAACTGGCAGAACT
This Nostoc sp. C052 DNA region includes the following protein-coding sequences:
- a CDS encoding cell wall metabolism sensor histidine kinase WalK; this translates as MIKRLKLFSFSSWQQVFGEARTRILLWYLLIFAITFLIAIPAFRYKLYQRIDERVHQNMVEDMAAFNALIKGETFAPNDALTEDDPEDTVIGSEQLKWLLAGNKQIAPPTSKEDLIGLFRAYLLYRLPKDDSYFITFIDGKFYKSSPRMRPKLLAKDSPLMRRWAKQTKPEQGEKEFSSPDLSKILYMVEPIKINGQTQGVFVIAHNTDDDRSETLEAVSVIIEVSSLVFVVSFILAWLAAGRVLAPLRTITTTAHAISESDLTQRLPARGKGELAELAMTFNEMMDRLEAAFATQREFVNDAGHELRTPITIIRGHLELMGDDPQEQQETLTLVIGELDRMSRLVDDMILLAKAERLDFLQLATVNVADLTQELFVKAQALADRDWQIDAVAKGQIIVDRQRITEAVMNLAQNATQHTRKSDTISIGSAIAKGKVRFWVRDTGEGILLTDQKRIFERFARISNSRRRSEGAGLGLSIVRAIADGHGGQVLLRSQLGKGSMFTIVLPLDPPQEMSAYAQHSHR